Proteins found in one Paenibacillus dendritiformis genomic segment:
- a CDS encoding carbohydrate ABC transporter permease: MASLITASGRGDAVRAAGSREGSRALRLLVNAGLAIYALVTLYPLIWLYLSAFKTNEEFFAHPFGLPSSWQWDNFVRAWEVSGMGRSMWNSLFVTTISLALTLLLGALAAYILARFRFKGRSLMQGLFVLGMLIPVHSTLVPLFIMMNKLGILNTHAALIFPYTAFELPIAIFIVAAYLANMPKEMEEAAHVDGCGYMGIFARIMLPVSLPALSTVAILGFLRFWNDFAFALVFINSPGLKTLPLSLSVFATGYSTDYKLTMAALGMAALPTIAIYILFQEQVMKGMAAGAVKG, encoded by the coding sequence ATGGCATCATTGATAACCGCATCTGGAAGAGGGGACGCGGTCCGCGCTGCAGGCTCGCGCGAAGGGTCGCGGGCGCTCCGCCTCCTCGTGAACGCCGGCTTGGCCATCTATGCGCTCGTCACGCTGTATCCGCTCATCTGGCTCTATCTCAGCGCCTTCAAGACGAACGAGGAGTTTTTCGCCCATCCATTCGGGCTGCCGAGCTCATGGCAGTGGGACAATTTCGTGCGGGCGTGGGAAGTATCGGGGATGGGGCGCTCCATGTGGAACTCCTTGTTCGTCACGACGATATCGCTGGCGCTCACCTTGCTGCTCGGAGCGCTGGCTGCTTATATTTTGGCCCGGTTCCGGTTCAAGGGGCGCAGCCTGATGCAGGGCTTGTTCGTGCTCGGCATGCTGATACCGGTCCACAGCACGCTTGTTCCGCTCTTCATCATGATGAACAAGCTGGGCATTCTGAACACCCATGCGGCACTCATTTTCCCTTATACCGCCTTTGAGCTGCCGATTGCCATTTTCATCGTGGCTGCCTATCTGGCCAATATGCCGAAAGAGATGGAAGAAGCGGCGCACGTGGACGGCTGCGGGTACATGGGGATCTTCGCCCGGATCATGCTTCCCGTCTCGCTCCCGGCGCTCTCCACCGTCGCCATACTCGGCTTTCTTCGCTTCTGGAACGACTTCGCGTTCGCGCTCGTATTTATCAACAGCCCGGGGCTGAAGACGCTGCCGCTCAGCCTGTCCGTCTTCGCCACAGGCTACTCGACGGACTACAAGCTGACAATGGCCGCCCTTGGCATGGCCGCGCTGCCGACGATCGCGATCTACATTCTGTTCCAGGAGCAGGTCATGAAGGGGATGGCTGCGGGCGCAGTCAAAGGCTAA